The proteins below are encoded in one region of Paramisgurnus dabryanus chromosome 2, PD_genome_1.1, whole genome shotgun sequence:
- the sltm gene encoding SAFB-like transcription modulator, protein MASGAISAETKKITDLRVVDLKSELKRRNLDVTGVKNTLVARLKQAIEDEGGDPDYIEIADTPTRKSTKSKGKKTDLDADATMEEEAFSKETEEEESEKDVTDTDDATRENSKTLSCEDGLAEPEAEAGVEPDLEVEAEVEPEPEPEPEPEAEPEPEPEQEPEPEPEPEPQIEPDAEIEAELEVPAMEAMESEPAPEPVKEVDDDDISVTIQAEDAITLDVDGDDLLETGKHVKLPDSEADKGCEEAEASAEMGQETDSLAEANDGHKDGKRDDGLKSDATKKDNREASKKGETGDKEKDSGKKGPSSTGPTGQAKSSSKDRDGKTTKDDKGGSSSTSSSRNLWVSGLSSNTKAADLKNLFGKYGKVFSAKVVTNARSPGAKCYGLVTMSSSAEVTRCISHLDRTELHGQQISVDRVKTDPFKKDFSKKEGEDKTSSSKTSGEKRTPTGSKTSSKAQVSSKKEEKKSDKPSEKDSKDAKKPDSKSNKSDAPSSSSGADTSKKDEKKHGRRSPGKLVVEQAKREQPFNKSRPPFRRGGRFEKPGPFNTMNRRPRWLIPPEEMEMIRKGRPMPNKGGNSDILPFEKIKEQRLRMERARRAVELRRRREIAERERRERERIRIMREREERENLMRERQRLEVERQKLERERMERERLERERIRIEQERRKEAERLAREREELRRQQEQLRFEQEKRNHLKRGRDVDQRREDPYWNGGKKMHTEPDGRIGQGSDYNSRQQNRFNDFNPRDRNRYPPGSSVQSNNFDRRNRFDNEPDSKKNRPAPRREGSGFERFPKNFETVRRPEPPPPRAELRDSDRREIRDRDERRQATMPDRTAGGRAPPPPIAHTRSPRDAGHANWKPDGGMNSKQDVRGPARMRPDRPGRDVPGPAMRGASTANRGRTSFNSRDGGRPVSIGEQQHFGSGRQVVVERHGRDSGPRKDWHGAAGPQGAGFPDNRRMGESRPGMMAPHSSHSSTGINRIVQITNVPMAGGSGGFKPFKGRF, encoded by the exons ATGGCGTCGGGAGCCATTTCAGCGGAGACTAAGAAGATTACAGATTTGCGCGTTGTAGACCTAAAATCAGAACTCAAACGACGAAATTTGGATGTTACCGGGGTGAAAAATACGCTTGTGGCAAGACTGAAACAG GCTATAGAAGATGAAGGTGGAGATCCAGACTACATTGAGATTGCTGATACGCCCACAAGAAAATCCACTAAATCTAAAG GAAAGAAGACAGACCTAGATGCTGATGCCACCATGGAGGAGGAAGCCTTCTCTAAG gAGACTGAGGAAGAGGAATCAGAGAAAG ATGTAACCGATACTGATGATGCTACTCGTGAAAATTCTAAAACCCTCTCCTGTGAAGATGGCCTTGCAGAGCCTGAGGCTGAGGCAGGGGTGGAGCCTGATCTTGAGGTTGAGGCAGAGGTGGAACCAGAGCCCGAGCCTGAGCCTGAACCAGAGGCTGAACCCGAACCAGAGCCCGAACAAGAACCTGAGCCTGAACCTGAACCCGAGCCACAAATCGAGCCTGATGCAGAGATTGAGGCAGAGCTCGAAGTCCCTGCGATGGAGGCCATGGAAAGCGAACCTGCTCCTGAGCCTGTGAAAGAAGTTGATGATGACGATATATCCGTCACCATCCAGGCCGAAGACGCCATCACACTAGATGTGGATGGCGACGACCTCCTGGAAACAGGTAAACATGTGAAACTTCCAGATTCGGAGGCAGACAAGGGCTGCGAAGAAGCCGAGGCCTCTGCTGAGATGGGGCAGGAGACCGACTCGCTGGCTGAAGCCAACGATGGCCACAAAGATGGTAAGCGAGATGACGGGCTGAAGTCTGACGCCACCAAGAAGGACAACAGAGAGGCCTCGAAGAAAGGAGAAACGGGAGACAAAGAAAAGGATTCTGGGAAGAAAGGCCCCTCTTCAACTGGGCCAACAGGTCAAGCAAAGAG cTCTTCAAAAGACAGAGATGGAAAAACGACAAAGGATGATAAAG GTGGCAGTAGCAGTACCAGCTCTTCACGTAATCTGTGGGTGAGTGGCCTGTCCTCCAACACCAAAGCAGCTGACCTAAAGAACCTCTTTGGCAAATATGGAAAG GTTTTTAGTGCCAAAGTGGTCACCAACGCTCGTAGCCCAGGAGCCAAATGTTACGGTTTAGTCACTATGTCATCCAGTGCGGAAGTGACAAGATGCATCTCTCACTTGGACCGAACAGAGCTCCACGGACAACAGATATCTGTTGACAGG GTGAAAACTGACCCTTTCAAAAAGGACTTTTCGAAGAAAGAGGGGGAAGACAAAACGAGTTCCAGTAAAACGTCTGGAGAAAAGCGCACTCCGACTGGATCAAAAACCTCTAGCAA GGCTCAAGTTTCATCTAAGAAGGAGGAGAAAAAATCTGATAAACCCTCTGAGAAAGACAGCAAAGATGCCAAAAAGCCCGATTCCAAGAGCAACAAATCTGATGCACCATCTTCCAGTTCAGGGGCAGATACATCAAAGAAAGATGAAAAGAAGCATGGAC GAAGGAGTCCGGGCAAGTTGGTAGTCGAACAAGCTAAAAGAGAGCAACCTTTCAATAAATCTCGACCTCCTTTCAGGAGGGGAGGGAGGTTTGAAAAG CCTGGTCCATTCAATACAATGAACAGACGGCCCAGATGGTTGATACCACCTGAGGAG ATGGAGATGATAAGGAAGGGGAGGCCCATGCCAAACAAAGGTGGCAACAGTGACATCCTTCCGTTTGAGAAGATAAAGGAGCAGCGACTGCGGATGGAACGAGCTCGCAGGGCTGTGGAGCTGCGCAG ACGGCGAGAGATTGCAGAGAGGGAGCGTCGGGAAAGGGAGCGGATCCGTATTATGCGTGAGCGGGAGGAGAGGGAAAATCTGATGAGAGAGCGGCAGAGGCTGGAAGTGGAAAGACAGAAACTTGAGCGTGAAcgcatggagagagagagattggaACGGGAGAGGATCCGCATTGAGCAG GAGCGACGCAAGGAAGCAGAGCGCTTGGCTCGAGAACGTGAAGAGCTTAGACGGCAGCAGGAGCAGCTGCGTTTTGAACAGGAGAAAAGAAACCACTTAAAAAGGGGGCGTGATGTTGACCAGAG GAGGGAGGACCCTTACTGGAATGGTGGTAAAAAGATGCATACCGAGCCTGACGGAAGGATCGGTCAGGGTTCCGACTATAACAGTCGACAACAAAACCGCTTCAACGACTTCAACCCCAGAGACCGCAATCGGTACCCTCCGGGATCATCTGTGCAGTCTAACAACTTTGATAG ACGGAATCGTTTTGACAATGAACCTGATTCAAAAAAGAATCGACCCGCTCCGCGTCGGGAAGGATCTGGGTTTGAGCGTTTTCCTAAAAACTTTGAAACTGTGAGGAGACCGGAGCCACCACCTCCCCGCGCAGAGCTCAGGGACAGTGATCGGCGAGAAATTCGTGACCGTGATGAACGCAGGCAGGCGACCATGCCTGATCGAACGGCAGGAGGCAGAGCGCCACCTCCACCCATCGCTCACACCCGATCCCCCAGAGATGCCGGCCATGCTAACTGGAAACCTGATGGGGGAATGAACTCAAAACAAGATGTCAG GGGACCAGCACGAATGCGCCCAGATCGTCCAGGTAGAGATGTGCCCGGCCCTGCTATGCGGGGAGCTTCTACAGCCAACCGTGGTAGGACCAGTTTCAACAGCCGAGATGGAGGCAGACCTGTTTCTATAGGAGAACAG CAGCACTTTGGCAGTGGCAGGCAGGTGGTGGTGGAAAGGCACGGACGTGATTCAGGTCCCAGGAAAGACTGGCATGGAGCAGCAGGACCACAGGGTGCAGGATTCCCAGATAACCGGAGAATGGGAGAGAGTCGGCCAGGGATGATGGCGCCACACTCCAG CCATTCCTCCACTGGAATCAACAGAATTGTACAGATCACTAATGTTCCCATGGCTGGTGGCAGTGGAGGCTTTAAGCCCTTTAAAGGGAGATTCTAG